Proteins encoded in a region of the uncultured Desulfovibrio sp. genome:
- a CDS encoding branched-chain amino acid ABC transporter substrate-binding protein produces MKALGRWLGALALTLLVPVAALAGDIKVGLMCPLTGKWASEGLDMKNIVTLLVDDVNAKGGIKGRKVQLVVEDDAGDPRTAALAAQKLASAGVVAVIGTYGSAVTEASQSILDEAELVQIGTGSTSVRLTEKGLKLFFRTCPRDDAQGKSAAEAIKKGGYKAVALLHDNSSYAKGLAEETKAVLEKDGMKVVFYDALTPGERDYTAILTKLKAANPDLVFFTGYYPETGMLLRQKREMGWNVPMMGGDAANHQDLVKIAGNEAATGYFFISPPLPQDMDTPEAKDFLKAFKAKYNTVPVSVWAVLAGDAFKVIDGALEAGKDTPKEMAAWLKELKGMPGLSGNLGFDAKGDRVGEFYRTYKVDATGNFVLQPK; encoded by the coding sequence ATGAAAGCACTTGGTCGTTGGCTTGGGGCTCTGGCCCTTACCCTGCTTGTGCCTGTTGCGGCGCTGGCTGGTGACATCAAGGTTGGCCTTATGTGCCCGCTTACGGGCAAATGGGCTTCCGAAGGCCTGGATATGAAGAACATCGTTACCCTGCTGGTTGACGATGTGAATGCCAAGGGCGGCATCAAGGGCCGCAAGGTTCAGCTGGTTGTCGAAGACGACGCGGGCGACCCGCGCACTGCCGCGCTGGCCGCGCAGAAACTTGCTTCCGCCGGAGTTGTGGCAGTTATCGGCACCTACGGCTCCGCCGTGACCGAGGCCAGCCAGAGCATTCTGGACGAGGCTGAACTGGTGCAGATCGGCACTGGCTCCACCAGCGTGCGCCTTACGGAAAAGGGCTTGAAGCTCTTTTTCCGCACCTGCCCGCGTGACGACGCGCAGGGCAAATCCGCCGCCGAAGCCATCAAGAAGGGCGGCTACAAGGCCGTGGCCCTGCTGCACGACAATTCTTCGTATGCCAAGGGCCTGGCGGAAGAAACCAAGGCAGTGCTTGAAAAAGACGGTATGAAAGTAGTGTTTTACGATGCTCTTACCCCCGGAGAGCGCGACTACACCGCCATTCTGACCAAGCTTAAGGCTGCCAATCCCGACCTCGTGTTCTTTACCGGTTACTACCCGGAAACCGGCATGCTGTTGCGGCAGAAAAGAGAAATGGGCTGGAACGTTCCCATGATGGGCGGCGATGCCGCCAACCATCAGGATCTGGTCAAGATCGCTGGTAACGAAGCCGCCACGGGCTATTTCTTCATCAGCCCGCCGCTGCCGCAGGATATGGACACGCCTGAAGCCAAGGACTTTCTCAAGGCCTTCAAGGCCAAGTACAACACCGTGCCTGTTTCCGTGTGGGCCGTGCTGGCTGGCGATGCTTTCAAGGTTATTGATGGCGCGCTTGAAGCCGGCAAGGACACTCCCAAGGAAATGGCCGCATGGCTCAAGGAACTCAAGGGTATGCCCGGACTTTCCGGCAATCTTGGTTTTGATGCCAAGGGCGACCGCGTGGGCGAGTTCTACCGCACCTACAAGGTTGACGCCACGGGCAACTTCGTTTTGCAGCCCAAGTAG
- a CDS encoding amylo-alpha-1,6-glucosidase yields the protein MRFSFDKAACQNTRRALHREWLLANERGDCSGSSILCCNTRKYHGLLIVNTPHGRHVLLSALEESVCGGDREFFFSTRQHPGTLYPNGHEYLEAFQLDQWPQSTYRVGEVSLSREVLLARDKSLLLVRYELRGPEDIPPLTLRLKPLLAYRNIHALTRANPALRADTVAMPGGFAVRPYESLPPLYIQAAGDSGKVCSRAVNAEGAATSEKCGPHAAASFVAEPDWCLNVEYFEERERGFDDSEDLFMPGTLEIALPPLPQGGYVYVAAGTEACGENLRALWETESRARTDAHLAGGGLAGQLAQAGGQFCITTPSGRSTVIAGYPWFDDWGRDTLISLPGLAFYAGREEFGLRVLAEVGRNIRNGLVPNMFSESGEHAYNTVDASLWYAFALQQVLATVPDGLAWARQHAWDALKAIIKGYRNGPGMGIFVGAEGLLHAGDAHTQLTWMDAQVNGCPVTPRHGCPVEINALWYNTLAFADSLAAAFQEPLLTGERQRAAMRDAFLRRFWTTEEGGYLGDVWRNGQLDRSVRPNQIFAVSLPHAVLADDFQPQVVECVRNRLLTPFGLRTLAPDAAAYKGRYEGNGESRDAAYHQGTVWPWLLGHYADALLHTAWDMDGAVQGLLDMVTPLFCQHLCEAGLGSISEVFDGSPPYNPGGCTAQAWSVAECLRMLKKLQKAAPDVYTQWEQRVAHCLAHPASGDKAGVCRATMTLGVSAPGSEE from the coding sequence ATGCGGTTCAGCTTTGACAAGGCAGCTTGCCAGAACACGCGCAGGGCGCTGCACCGGGAGTGGCTGCTCGCCAACGAAAGGGGCGACTGCTCCGGCAGCAGCATTTTGTGCTGCAACACGCGCAAATATCACGGCCTGCTTATCGTCAACACGCCGCATGGTCGGCATGTGCTGCTCTCCGCCCTTGAAGAATCGGTGTGCGGCGGCGACAGGGAATTCTTTTTTTCCACCCGCCAGCATCCCGGCACGCTCTATCCCAACGGGCACGAGTATCTTGAAGCCTTTCAGCTCGACCAGTGGCCGCAGAGCACCTATCGGGTGGGCGAAGTCAGTCTGAGCCGCGAGGTGCTGCTCGCGCGGGATAAAAGCCTGCTGTTGGTGCGCTATGAACTGCGCGGGCCGGAGGATATCCCCCCGCTTACTCTGCGCCTCAAGCCCTTGCTGGCCTACCGGAATATTCACGCGCTCACGCGGGCTAACCCGGCCCTGCGGGCTGATACCGTTGCCATGCCAGGCGGTTTTGCCGTTCGTCCCTATGAAAGTTTGCCGCCCCTGTATATTCAGGCCGCCGGGGATTCCGGCAAGGTTTGCTCGAGGGCTGTGAATGCCGAGGGCGCGGCGACCAGCGAAAAATGTGGGCCGCATGCCGCCGCCAGTTTTGTGGCCGAGCCGGACTGGTGCCTCAATGTGGAATATTTTGAAGAGCGTGAGCGTGGTTTTGACGACAGTGAAGACCTCTTCATGCCCGGCACGCTTGAAATAGCTTTGCCGCCGCTGCCGCAGGGTGGTTACGTGTATGTGGCGGCTGGCACGGAAGCCTGCGGAGAAAACCTGCGCGCCCTATGGGAGACGGAAAGCCGCGCCCGCACAGATGCCCACCTTGCAGGCGGCGGCCTTGCCGGGCAACTGGCGCAGGCTGGCGGCCAGTTTTGCATCACGACGCCTTCTGGCAGATCCACCGTGATTGCCGGGTATCCCTGGTTTGACGACTGGGGGCGCGACACGCTTATCAGCCTGCCGGGGCTGGCCTTTTACGCTGGACGCGAAGAATTTGGTCTGCGCGTTCTGGCCGAGGTGGGGCGGAATATCCGCAATGGTCTTGTGCCCAACATGTTTTCGGAGTCGGGCGAGCATGCCTACAATACAGTAGACGCATCCCTGTGGTATGCCTTTGCCCTGCAACAGGTGCTTGCCACTGTCCCCGATGGTCTGGCCTGGGCGCGGCAACATGCCTGGGATGCCCTGAAAGCCATCATCAAGGGCTACCGCAATGGGCCGGGCATGGGCATCTTTGTGGGTGCCGAGGGCCTGCTGCATGCGGGCGATGCCCACACCCAGCTCACCTGGATGGATGCCCAGGTGAACGGCTGCCCGGTCACTCCCCGGCACGGTTGCCCCGTGGAAATCAACGCTCTCTGGTATAACACGCTTGCCTTTGCCGACAGCCTTGCCGCCGCATTTCAGGAGCCGCTGCTCACAGGCGAGCGCCAGCGTGCCGCCATGCGCGATGCGTTTCTGCGCCGCTTCTGGACAACCGAGGAGGGCGGCTATCTGGGTGACGTGTGGCGCAACGGACAACTCGACCGAAGCGTGCGTCCCAATCAGATATTTGCCGTGTCCCTGCCGCATGCCGTGCTTGCGGACGATTTTCAGCCGCAGGTTGTGGAATGCGTGCGCAACAGGCTGCTCACGCCTTTTGGCCTGCGCACCCTTGCCCCTGACGCCGCCGCTTACAAAGGCAGGTACGAAGGCAATGGCGAGAGCCGCGATGCCGCCTACCATCAGGGCACGGTCTGGCCTTGGCTGCTGGGCCATTACGCAGATGCGCTGCTGCACACTGCCTGGGATATGGACGGGGCTGTTCAGGGTTTGCTTGATATGGTTACGCCCCTGTTTTGCCAGCATCTCTGCGAAGCCGGGCTTGGCAGCATTTCAGAAGTTTTTGACGGCTCCCCGCCTTACAATCCCGGCGGTTGCACCGCCCAGGCCTGGAGCGTGGCCGAGTGTCTGCGCATGCTCAAAAAACTGCAAAAGGCCGCGCCGGATGTTTACACCCAATGGGAGCAAAGGGTGGCGCATTGTCTGGCCCATCCCGCATCCGGCGACAAAGCCGGCGTATGCAGGGCAACCATGACTCTGGGCGTGTCCGCGCCCGGCAGTGAAGAATAA
- a CDS encoding glycosyltransferase family 4 protein, whose product MRVLMFGWEFPPHISGGLGTACFGMTQALAKKGAEIIFVLPRVEGGSGQNSFLRLRGASGTPVAPQLAESMTQAGHELWASSIRCLPVESPLVPYLTPQGYAEALENLRHEPANAASTRAFAPHAGHAACKGEITFELHGGYGPDLMAEVQRYSRLAGAIAVHEQFDVIHVHDWMTYPAGMMARALTGKPLVAHIHATEYDRSGLNINEQVAGIERAGLNAADVVVAVSRLTRKTVIERYGVAPEKVVVVHNAVARHEAGRCYLVPQRIRHEKRVLFLGRVTFQKGPEYFMEAARLVLQKIPNVRFFMAGSGDMLPALIRRAGQLRMGRRFHFAGFLRGEDVDRMFALSDLYVMPSVSEPFGITPLEAMLYDVPVLLSRQSGVSEVLEHALKADFWDTRDMADKICAVLRYPCLAAELVKNCREEMKSIRWENAADQLLTIYRDVLGGH is encoded by the coding sequence ATGCGAGTGCTTATGTTTGGCTGGGAATTTCCGCCCCACATCAGTGGAGGCCTGGGAACGGCATGCTTTGGTATGACGCAGGCTCTGGCAAAAAAAGGGGCGGAGATCATTTTTGTTCTGCCGCGGGTAGAAGGCGGCAGCGGGCAGAACAGTTTTTTGCGTCTGCGGGGGGCTTCGGGCACTCCGGTTGCGCCCCAGCTTGCGGAAAGCATGACGCAGGCCGGGCATGAACTCTGGGCCAGCAGCATCCGCTGCCTGCCAGTGGAAAGCCCACTTGTTCCGTACCTCACGCCGCAAGGCTATGCCGAAGCGCTGGAAAATCTGCGGCATGAGCCAGCCAATGCGGCGAGTACGCGCGCTTTTGCGCCGCATGCGGGCCATGCTGCCTGCAAAGGCGAAATCACATTTGAGCTGCACGGCGGTTACGGGCCTGACCTCATGGCCGAGGTGCAGCGTTACAGCCGTCTTGCCGGGGCCATTGCCGTGCATGAACAGTTTGACGTCATCCACGTGCACGACTGGATGACCTATCCTGCGGGCATGATGGCCAGGGCGCTGACAGGCAAACCGCTGGTGGCGCATATCCACGCTACGGAATACGACCGCAGCGGCCTGAACATCAACGAACAGGTGGCGGGCATAGAACGCGCCGGGCTGAACGCAGCCGATGTGGTCGTAGCCGTAAGCCGCCTGACCCGCAAGACCGTCATTGAACGCTACGGCGTAGCGCCCGAAAAGGTGGTGGTAGTGCACAATGCCGTTGCGCGGCATGAGGCCGGGCGCTGCTATCTTGTGCCTCAACGGATACGGCATGAAAAGCGCGTATTGTTCCTCGGCCGTGTGACATTCCAGAAAGGGCCGGAATACTTCATGGAAGCGGCCCGCCTTGTGCTGCAAAAAATCCCCAATGTCCGCTTTTTCATGGCTGGCAGCGGAGACATGCTGCCAGCGTTGATCCGCAGGGCAGGGCAGTTGCGCATGGGGCGGCGCTTCCATTTTGCCGGATTTTTGCGCGGCGAGGATGTGGACCGTATGTTCGCCCTCAGCGATCTTTACGTCATGCCTTCAGTTTCCGAGCCTTTCGGCATAACGCCGCTGGAGGCCATGCTTTACGATGTGCCCGTGCTGCTCTCGCGCCAATCGGGTGTTTCAGAAGTGCTGGAACACGCCCTCAAGGCCGACTTCTGGGATACACGCGACATGGCCGACAAAATCTGCGCCGTGCTGCGTTATCCCTGCCTTGCCGCAGAGTTGGTGAAAAACTGTCGCGAAGAAATGAAATCCATCCGATGGGAAAATGCCGCTGACCAATTGCTGACCATTTACCGGGATGTCCTTGGAGGTCACTGA
- a CDS encoding glycoside hydrolase family 57 protein, with protein sequence MPALCLCFNIHEPYQFRRYTVFDMGQSSVYEDDDRNCETMLRAARLCYLPAAEMLLRLVRRHEGAFAVSLCVSGIALDLFEQYAPEVTESLCALAATGCVEFVAETSAHSLAFLYSREEFDRQVKAQSARIKKLFGKKPTTFMHTECVFNNDLAAALQQHGFKTALAEGADQVLGWRSPNWVYRPVSAPKMNLLLRNTALSDDMGLRFGDRAWSDWPLTADKFASWCHSLGDKADVINIYNDFHIFGLRHGQDSGIFDFMSALPEALLRDNRFRFATPGSIAGKRAPAGEVDVPQFVSWEESGHDLTSWLGNDMQKDAIHTLYSLAARVSASGDKMLLHDYERLQTADHFRHMSTKWFSGPRQDRPSPFDSPYDAYITYMNVLADFELRLEAAELAGKEHKPRRARKSNVRSGTDASV encoded by the coding sequence ATGCCTGCGCTATGTCTGTGTTTCAATATACATGAGCCGTACCAGTTCCGCCGCTACACGGTTTTCGATATGGGGCAGAGCTCCGTTTACGAGGACGATGACCGCAACTGCGAAACCATGTTGCGCGCGGCGCGCCTGTGCTATTTGCCAGCCGCAGAAATGCTGCTCAGGCTTGTGCGCCGCCATGAAGGCGCATTTGCGGTGTCGTTGTGCGTTTCGGGCATCGCCCTGGATCTTTTTGAGCAGTACGCCCCTGAAGTGACAGAAAGCCTGTGCGCCCTCGCGGCTACGGGCTGCGTGGAATTTGTCGCCGAAACTTCAGCGCATTCGCTGGCCTTTTTGTATTCACGCGAGGAATTTGACAGGCAGGTCAAGGCGCAGAGCGCGCGCATCAAAAAACTGTTTGGCAAAAAACCCACCACCTTCATGCATACGGAATGCGTGTTCAACAATGACCTTGCCGCCGCCTTGCAACAGCATGGTTTTAAAACCGCACTGGCCGAGGGTGCGGATCAGGTGCTTGGCTGGCGCAGCCCCAATTGGGTGTACCGCCCGGTTTCCGCTCCCAAGATGAATCTTTTGCTGCGCAACACGGCCCTTTCTGACGACATGGGGCTGCGCTTTGGCGACAGGGCCTGGAGCGATTGGCCCCTCACTGCCGACAAGTTCGCCTCGTGGTGCCACAGCTTGGGCGACAAAGCGGATGTGATCAATATTTACAATGATTTTCATATATTCGGCCTGCGTCATGGGCAGGATTCGGGCATCTTCGATTTTATGTCGGCCCTGCCCGAGGCCCTGCTGCGCGACAACCGCTTCAGGTTTGCCACGCCTGGCTCCATTGCCGGAAAGCGCGCCCCCGCCGGAGAGGTGGACGTGCCCCAGTTCGTATCATGGGAAGAAAGCGGCCACGATCTGACCTCGTGGCTTGGCAACGACATGCAGAAAGACGCCATCCACACGCTTTACAGCCTGGCCGCCAGGGTGAGCGCCAGCGGCGACAAGATGCTGTTGCACGACTACGAGCGCCTGCAAACCGCCGACCATTTCCGGCATATGTCCACCAAGTGGTTTTCCGGCCCACGGCAGGACAGGCCCAGCCCCTTTGACAGTCCCTATGACGCCTACATCACCTATATGAACGTGCTGGCAGATTTTGAGCTGCGCCTTGAAGCCGCAGAACTGGCAGGTAAAGAGCACAAGCCCCGCAGAGCACGCAAAAGCAATGTCCGTTCCGGCACGGATGCGTCTGTTTAA